Proteins encoded by one window of Paenibacillus sp. DCT19:
- a CDS encoding DinB family protein translates to MTVSAIDILLTQKDSIWDQCSWIVPVAKALEGLTAEQAAWVPSSGGLSIWQLVNHMHYYNLRISQRIQGITSVPAAASNVATFGDSGDASDEQGWNDLVKSVTALAEQLRTQLAALQQSHLDAQYMDTEDTWGLALSRWIIHDAYHSGQIVLLRRQQGSWNIIF, encoded by the coding sequence ATGACTGTATCTGCAATCGACATCTTATTAACGCAAAAAGACAGCATATGGGATCAATGTAGTTGGATTGTACCTGTAGCCAAGGCACTGGAGGGGCTCACCGCTGAACAAGCTGCCTGGGTTCCGTCTTCAGGTGGACTGAGCATCTGGCAGCTGGTAAACCATATGCACTATTACAACCTTCGCATCTCGCAACGTATACAGGGCATTACCTCCGTTCCAGCCGCAGCAAGTAATGTCGCGACATTTGGTGATTCGGGAGATGCATCAGACGAGCAAGGATGGAATGACTTAGTGAAGAGCGTTACAGCACTTGCTGAACAATTACGAACCCAACTTGCAGCCTTGCAACAATCTCATCTAGATGCACAATACATGGATACCGAGGACACTTGGGGACTTGCCCTTAGCCGATGGATCATACATGATGCATATCATTCTGGACAGATTGTTCTTCTTCGCAGACAGCAAGGAAGCTGGAATATCATCTTCTGA
- a CDS encoding amidohydrolase family protein: MGKSYLLKNGCVVSMDASVGQYKRADVLIEDSLIIAIKPDLECAEAEVIDASDMIVLPGLVDTHRHVWESLVKTTGTNWSLPVYLQNLYYGAMGSKLRPQDSYIANLLGSLEALNAGVTTVLDWSMPYSSEHTDELIRGLQDAGIRAVFAQGVPGETNYWNRDSLLTYSNDVRRVKQQYFSSKDQLLTYGLAIRGPEFSHWDTTVKEIHLAEELDAICSMHVGFGTWGSVDRSVTKLHEAGLLSPRINVVHGNTMGIDEYKMLADQGASLSVTPEVEMMMGHGYPATGYFLENGGTPTLGVDVVTSTGGDMFSQMKFALQAERSRANEQLLQQGEMPGELNLQSSQVLRFATSAGAQALGLGHKIGTLTPGKEADLIMIRATDLNLFPVHDPIGAIVQFANPSNVDTVFVAGQPVKREGKLLHVDLNAVRRQALESTSYLLSQYQMTDAERIIFS; encoded by the coding sequence ATGGGGAAAAGTTATTTGCTGAAAAATGGTTGTGTCGTATCAATGGATGCCTCGGTTGGTCAGTACAAAAGGGCAGACGTCTTGATTGAGGATTCTTTAATAATAGCTATCAAGCCTGATCTGGAGTGCGCCGAAGCAGAGGTTATCGATGCATCCGATATGATTGTGCTCCCAGGGCTGGTAGATACCCATCGTCATGTGTGGGAGTCCCTGGTTAAGACAACAGGAACGAATTGGTCGCTTCCTGTGTATTTGCAGAATCTCTATTATGGAGCAATGGGAAGCAAGCTTCGGCCTCAAGACAGCTACATCGCGAATTTGTTAGGATCTTTGGAAGCGCTTAATGCTGGAGTGACAACGGTATTGGATTGGAGCATGCCATACTCTTCAGAGCACACAGATGAATTGATTCGCGGGCTTCAGGATGCTGGAATTCGTGCGGTGTTTGCGCAGGGTGTTCCTGGAGAAACGAATTACTGGAATAGAGATAGTCTCCTTACATACTCCAACGATGTACGTAGAGTGAAGCAGCAATACTTCTCATCAAAGGATCAATTGCTGACGTACGGTCTTGCCATTCGAGGTCCGGAATTCAGTCACTGGGATACAACGGTCAAAGAGATTCATCTTGCAGAGGAATTAGACGCCATATGTTCCATGCATGTAGGATTCGGGACTTGGGGAAGTGTGGATCGTTCGGTAACAAAGTTACATGAGGCTGGTCTATTGAGTCCGCGAATCAATGTGGTTCATGGCAATACGATGGGAATTGATGAGTACAAAATGCTTGCTGATCAAGGTGCATCACTTTCTGTTACACCTGAGGTAGAAATGATGATGGGGCACGGATATCCGGCGACTGGATATTTTCTGGAGAATGGAGGCACACCAACACTCGGTGTGGATGTGGTAACATCTACGGGTGGCGATATGTTTTCCCAGATGAAGTTTGCCCTGCAGGCAGAGCGGTCAAGAGCGAATGAACAATTGCTGCAGCAGGGAGAAATGCCTGGAGAGCTGAATCTGCAGTCGAGTCAGGTGTTAAGATTCGCCACATCGGCTGGCGCGCAAGCGTTGGGACTGGGGCATAAGATTGGTACACTGACACCGGGCAAAGAGGCCGACCTGATTATGATTCGTGCTACGGATCTGAATCTGTTTCCGGTTCATGATCCAATTGGAGCTATTGTGCAATTCGCCAATCCATCCAACGTTGATACTGTATTTGTGGCAGGTCAACCGGTGAAGAGAGAAGGTAAGTTGTTGCATGTGGATCTAAATGCAGTTCGTCGTCAAGCGTTGGAGAGTACCAGCTATCTTCTATCACAATATCAGATGACTGATGCAGAACGGATCATCTTTTCATAA
- a CDS encoding amino acid permease, with the protein MIKNESRSSLFRKKPIAVSGGERSALKRVLGPLDLMTLGVGAIIGTGIFVLTGVAAAKYAGPGLVLSFLLAGLICAFAALCYSEFASSVPASGSAYTYSYTAFGEVIAWILGWDLILEYGFASAAVASGWSGYFQSLLSGFGLHLPHELTSAFSPEKGTYFDITAAVITLIITFLLTRGVKEAARANGIMVALKIIVVLIFIGVGVFYVQPDNWQPFLPFGISGVTAGAATVFFAYIGFDAVSTAAEEVKLPQRNLPIGIIGSLAICTVLYIVVSLILTGIVPYHMLNVSDPVAFAFEFVNLHGLSWIVALGAITGITTVLLVMMYGQTRLLYSMSRDGLLSPVFSKVSGKSQTPAVGSWVAGIIVALFSGFISLGHLAELTNIGTLFAFAVVSLGIIVLRKNNPDLKRGFRVPFVPWIPILSAIGCVYLMTRLAMLTWITFFIWLLIGLVIYFLYGRHHSHLNSK; encoded by the coding sequence ATGATCAAAAATGAATCACGATCTTCATTGTTTCGCAAAAAACCAATTGCTGTAAGTGGGGGAGAACGTAGTGCGCTGAAAAGAGTGTTAGGGCCACTGGATCTGATGACCCTTGGTGTAGGTGCTATTATCGGCACGGGTATATTTGTACTCACAGGTGTGGCCGCTGCTAAATACGCAGGACCGGGTCTCGTGCTTTCCTTTTTGCTGGCAGGGCTAATCTGTGCTTTTGCTGCACTATGTTATTCTGAATTTGCTTCAAGTGTACCCGCTTCGGGGAGTGCGTATACTTACAGTTATACTGCCTTTGGTGAAGTGATTGCTTGGATCCTTGGATGGGATCTGATTCTGGAGTATGGTTTTGCGAGTGCGGCAGTGGCTAGTGGATGGTCTGGTTATTTTCAAAGTCTATTGTCTGGATTTGGATTGCACTTACCTCATGAGCTAACGAGTGCCTTTAGTCCAGAGAAGGGAACGTATTTTGATATCACAGCAGCGGTCATTACGTTGATTATCACCTTTTTGTTAACCCGAGGAGTGAAAGAAGCAGCACGTGCCAATGGGATTATGGTTGCCCTCAAAATAATCGTTGTGTTGATCTTCATCGGTGTAGGTGTGTTCTATGTTCAGCCTGATAATTGGCAGCCATTTCTGCCTTTTGGCATTTCGGGTGTTACCGCTGGAGCGGCGACGGTATTCTTTGCGTATATCGGGTTTGATGCTGTATCTACCGCAGCGGAAGAAGTTAAGCTGCCTCAGCGAAATTTGCCGATTGGCATTATCGGATCGCTCGCGATCTGTACCGTATTATATATCGTCGTTTCGCTAATTCTGACGGGAATTGTACCGTACCATATGTTGAATGTTAGTGATCCAGTAGCTTTTGCCTTTGAGTTCGTTAACTTGCATGGCTTATCTTGGATCGTTGCACTTGGCGCTATTACGGGTATTACTACGGTACTGCTGGTGATGATGTATGGTCAGACGCGATTATTGTATTCGATGTCAAGGGACGGGCTGTTATCCCCGGTATTCTCGAAGGTTAGTGGCAAGAGTCAAACTCCTGCCGTAGGGAGCTGGGTTGCGGGGATTATTGTAGCGTTATTTTCTGGATTTATCTCCCTCGGACATCTCGCGGAATTGACCAATATCGGGACATTGTTTGCATTTGCGGTGGTCAGTCTGGGGATTATTGTGCTCCGTAAAAACAATCCTGATCTCAAACGTGGCTTCCGCGTCCCATTCGTTCCATGGATTCCGATCCTCAGCGCCATCGGCTGTGTGTATCTCATGACTCGACTTGCGATGCTCACGTGGATTACATTCTTCATCTGGTTACTGATTGGTCTGGTGATTTATTTCTTATATGGCCGCCATCACAGTCATTTGAATTCAAAATAA
- a CDS encoding L-lactate dehydrogenase has product MANSTNLKPSRVVIIGMGAVGTTTGYTLMLRQRSSELVFVDVNHDKATGEMLDMNHGLPFTGGVKVWAGDYSDCKDADIIIITAGASQKPGETRIDLLKKNASIFKDIIEKITAVNSHGILLIATNPVDILSYTSWKQSGWPASRVIGSGTLLDSARFRYLIGKNKGIDPRSIHAHIIGEHGDSEVPVWSLANVAGTNLELDEETQEDIFDRTKNAAYEIINAKGATSYAIALALDRIVAAILGNEGSVLNVSTLLEDYNGVSDVYLGVPCVVDRHGVREILPLPLNEKEKIAFQASADKLKEQIAGLE; this is encoded by the coding sequence ATGGCAAATAGTACGAACCTTAAACCCAGTCGTGTCGTTATTATAGGCATGGGTGCGGTAGGAACAACAACGGGATACACGCTGATGTTAAGACAGCGCTCATCCGAGTTGGTATTTGTGGATGTGAATCATGACAAAGCAACAGGTGAAATGCTCGATATGAACCACGGTCTTCCTTTTACCGGGGGCGTAAAAGTATGGGCTGGCGATTATTCAGATTGCAAAGACGCTGACATCATCATCATAACAGCGGGCGCATCACAGAAGCCTGGCGAGACACGCATTGATCTGCTGAAGAAAAATGCAAGCATTTTCAAAGACATTATTGAGAAGATCACAGCCGTTAATTCTCATGGTATTTTGTTGATTGCTACTAATCCTGTAGATATCCTCTCCTACACGTCCTGGAAACAAAGCGGCTGGCCTGCGTCCCGTGTTATCGGCTCAGGAACGTTGCTAGATAGCGCGCGTTTCCGTTATCTGATTGGTAAAAATAAAGGCATTGATCCACGCAGCATCCACGCTCATATTATCGGTGAACATGGGGATTCCGAAGTACCTGTATGGAGTCTTGCGAACGTTGCAGGAACGAACCTGGAGCTGGATGAAGAAACGCAAGAGGATATCTTTGATCGCACCAAGAATGCAGCCTATGAGATTATTAATGCCAAAGGCGCTACTTCTTATGCAATCGCATTAGCACTTGATCGTATTGTTGCAGCAATTCTTGGGAATGAAGGCTCTGTCCTGAATGTATCTACCTTGCTTGAAGATTACAATGGCGTGTCTGATGTCTATCTAGGCGTTCCATGTGTCGTAGATCGTCACGGTGTGCGCGAGATTCTACCACTGCCATTGAATGAGAAGGAAAAGATCGCTTTCCAGGCTTCCGCAGACAAATTAAAAGAGCAAATTGCAGGTTTGGAATAG
- a CDS encoding peptidase E, whose protein sequence is MGIIVAIGGGEISTFETYEIDQTIVGLSNKMNPTVVFIPTASMDAEGYCESFERLYRDRLGCEVKHLLLTKCTYTKDEIEGMIMSADIVYVGGGNTRKMLDIWQQHEVDNLLKKAYASGVILSGMSAGSICWYEYGHSDSGAFEHTGVWHYIKLKAMGILSGIHCPHYNEDIRSVDFAKMVKGMNMPGIAIENNCAVIYKDDQYKVITSQENAKAYMIQEIDQTVITREIYKHPMYQDITNM, encoded by the coding sequence ATGGGCATCATTGTTGCTATTGGTGGCGGAGAAATCAGCACATTTGAAACATATGAAATAGATCAGACGATTGTAGGCTTGAGTAATAAAATGAACCCCACAGTGGTTTTTATTCCTACTGCCAGTATGGACGCGGAAGGATATTGTGAATCCTTTGAACGGTTATATCGTGATCGATTAGGTTGTGAGGTCAAACATTTGCTTTTGACAAAATGCACATATACTAAAGATGAAATTGAAGGCATGATTATGTCGGCAGATATCGTATATGTAGGTGGCGGAAATACCAGAAAGATGTTGGACATATGGCAACAGCATGAAGTGGATAATTTACTGAAAAAGGCATACGCCTCGGGAGTTATTTTATCTGGCATGAGCGCCGGTTCAATTTGTTGGTATGAATACGGACATAGTGACTCAGGAGCGTTCGAACATACTGGAGTATGGCATTATATTAAATTAAAGGCTATGGGCATTCTGAGCGGAATTCATTGTCCGCATTACAACGAGGATATTCGATCTGTAGATTTCGCGAAAATGGTTAAGGGAATGAATATGCCTGGGATCGCCATCGAAAACAACTGTGCGGTTATTTATAAAGATGATCAATATAAAGTAATTACTTCTCAAGAAAACGCCAAAGCTTATATGATTCAAGAAATTGATCAGACCGTGATCACAAGGGAAATTTACAAACATCCGATGTATCAAGATATAACTAACATGTAA
- a CDS encoding phosphotransferase family protein, with product MNIQDIPTEIIQQVGEIRNISFPNKQGHTSIVAILHTPDKKYIVKKTESLLYNEWLSEEYEALHHLRLLGLPIPKAYSLHIKNQTKWLLMDHIEGITLREFLSTEPDSQDKEKAIVNFARCLKKIHESSCPEALMKNDTDWLDNMLLKADYNRNNFTVDGTEELLKRIQEVRPEPITNTLIHGDFTIDNVLVHDCNIVGVIDWSGAAYGDPRYDVALAIRPKHNAFEDERDKEIFYDAYGKLRLSDEEYDYFEDGLYNFF from the coding sequence ATGAATATTCAAGATATTCCAACAGAGATTATTCAGCAGGTTGGTGAGATTCGGAACATTAGCTTTCCCAACAAGCAAGGTCATACTTCAATCGTAGCTATTTTGCATACCCCAGATAAGAAATACATCGTCAAAAAAACAGAGAGCCTCCTTTACAATGAATGGTTGTCTGAAGAATATGAAGCACTGCACCATCTCCGTCTATTAGGTTTACCTATTCCGAAAGCGTATTCATTACATATAAAGAATCAAACGAAATGGCTTTTGATGGATCACATAGAGGGCATTACGCTAAGAGAGTTTCTATCTACAGAACCTGATTCTCAAGATAAAGAAAAAGCGATCGTTAACTTTGCACGTTGTCTCAAAAAGATTCATGAGAGTTCCTGTCCGGAGGCCTTGATGAAAAATGATACGGATTGGTTGGATAACATGTTATTGAAAGCCGATTATAATCGGAATAACTTTACAGTAGACGGTACAGAAGAGCTTCTTAAACGGATCCAAGAAGTAAGGCCAGAACCAATTACGAATACGCTGATTCATGGTGATTTTACGATAGACAACGTATTGGTGCACGATTGTAATATTGTCGGTGTGATTGACTGGTCAGGCGCCGCTTATGGCGATCCTAGATATGATGTTGCATTAGCGATTAGACCGAAACATAACGCTTTTGAAGATGAGAGGGATAAGGAAATATTCTATGACGCATATGGCAAGCTAAGATTATCGGATGAAGAGTATGACTATTTTGAAGACGGCCTATATAACTTTTTCTAG
- a CDS encoding GNAT family N-acetyltransferase — MQYIVRMATVNDIDGLCSIRNNKELFITYLTQQDKQHAVLVVAETDHIILGFGVLKLRGERIPKLSDLYVKVTYRGNGIGSALIKYREHLAKQRGYTEMYVSVDPIENPKMIKLITHHGYHAISAPYSKDAIYYNEEGTSYEKTYTRVDMKKILS; from the coding sequence ATGCAATACATCGTAAGGATGGCTACTGTAAACGATATAGACGGACTTTGCTCAATTCGGAATAACAAAGAGCTTTTCATCACTTATCTAACACAACAAGACAAACAACACGCAGTACTGGTCGTTGCTGAGACAGATCATATCATATTAGGCTTTGGCGTTTTAAAATTAAGAGGAGAGCGCATTCCGAAATTAAGTGATTTATATGTGAAAGTGACGTATCGTGGGAACGGCATAGGATCAGCTTTGATAAAGTATCGAGAACATCTTGCCAAGCAGCGAGGTTATACAGAGATGTATGTGAGTGTTGATCCCATTGAAAATCCCAAAATGATTAAACTTATTACTCATCACGGATATCATGCAATTTCAGCACCGTATTCCAAAGACGCAATTTATTACAACGAAGAAGGTACAAGCTACGAGAAGACATATACCAGAGTAGATATGAAAAAGATACTGAGCTAA
- a CDS encoding RNA polymerase subunit sigma, translating into MKYVLVFISFCAMIITGCNDATPQSSLSFELEQDEKRIYEQLKDGLDESVLLNVDPMSVAKMYVYSSYQGDYDVTYSLYTQREGYVAWSRVEDQQIPEKDRGNKEQITANFRIIEQGEFYHQDEYEGYIQYEKEAGATSYFQMIKDENNIWKVAFMPLQ; encoded by the coding sequence ATGAAATATGTGTTAGTTTTTATTTCTTTTTGCGCAATGATTATTACAGGATGCAATGACGCTACTCCGCAGTCTAGTTTATCTTTTGAATTAGAACAAGATGAGAAGCGAATCTATGAGCAATTAAAAGATGGGTTAGATGAATCCGTGTTGTTGAATGTAGATCCCATGAGTGTTGCAAAAATGTACGTTTACTCAAGTTACCAGGGTGATTATGACGTTACTTATTCCTTGTATACCCAAAGAGAAGGTTATGTTGCCTGGTCAAGAGTGGAAGATCAACAGATTCCTGAAAAGGATCGTGGTAATAAAGAACAGATTACAGCTAATTTTAGAATTATTGAACAAGGTGAATTTTACCATCAAGATGAGTACGAAGGATATATACAATATGAGAAAGAGGCAGGAGCCACATCATATTTTCAAATGATCAAAGATGAGAACAACATATGGAAAGTAGCATTTATGCCGTTACAGTAG
- a CDS encoding CHAP domain-containing protein, producing the protein MDIVTSRMDQIRTLVNEMILNMDSPIRQQEASVRLYGVSSYAAILALKRGLETEISAIAGLLHQFYYYKTGIAHYPGVNSADTLRPLLRDLQTFSKEEQRCILRAVFYQDHLKQVHDPYGEIIKDAIILQAYVQHINQPVPQAFAQRLVNTLTELSISVDHTEIDEITATDSCTHSDFIDKRQKLAKIAEELAGQVIVGIPGDQRYREICQYWPDPDIHKVLQGNWCAAFVYHCCMLSGIVLPIRYPNADYRLAGVGALLEWSQLPETGFFHHDQDHNFIPERGDIVIYEKLLSDDSHDHVGIVLELHDDVILVAEGNKDNKNYSGIVRRNRNHCILGYIRIDNEYLYSFNGMYDPIL; encoded by the coding sequence ATGGATATCGTAACGTCACGGATGGATCAGATCCGTACACTTGTGAATGAAATGATACTTAATATGGATAGCCCTATTCGACAACAGGAAGCATCCGTAAGACTGTATGGAGTATCGTCTTATGCAGCAATCCTTGCGTTGAAAAGAGGACTTGAGACTGAAATTAGTGCCATCGCAGGACTGCTGCACCAATTTTATTATTACAAAACGGGCATTGCTCATTATCCTGGCGTGAACAGTGCTGATACCTTAAGACCTTTATTAAGAGACTTGCAGACCTTCTCCAAGGAAGAGCAACGGTGTATTCTACGTGCAGTATTCTACCAAGATCATCTCAAGCAGGTTCACGACCCTTATGGTGAAATTATCAAGGATGCTATTATCCTTCAAGCGTATGTCCAACATATTAACCAACCTGTACCGCAGGCATTTGCACAAAGGCTTGTAAACACGCTCACTGAACTATCCATCTCTGTCGATCATACAGAAATAGATGAGATAACAGCAACGGATAGCTGTACTCACAGCGATTTCATTGATAAACGTCAAAAGTTAGCCAAGATAGCGGAAGAGTTAGCGGGACAAGTTATTGTTGGCATCCCGGGGGATCAACGATACCGTGAAATTTGTCAGTATTGGCCAGATCCAGATATACATAAGGTTTTACAAGGGAATTGGTGTGCAGCGTTTGTGTATCATTGCTGTATGTTATCTGGAATTGTTCTCCCGATCCGTTACCCCAATGCAGACTACCGTTTAGCTGGAGTAGGTGCACTGTTGGAATGGTCGCAGTTACCCGAGACAGGTTTTTTTCACCATGATCAAGATCATAACTTTATACCTGAACGTGGAGATATCGTTATATATGAGAAACTGTTATCTGATGACTCGCATGATCATGTAGGAATTGTGCTTGAACTTCACGATGATGTCATTTTGGTCGCCGAGGGAAACAAGGATAACAAGAACTACTCTGGCATCGTGAGAAGAAATAGGAATCATTGTATTTTAGGTTATATCCGAATCGACAATGAGTATCTCTACAGTTTTAATGGCATGTACGATCCTATACTTTAA
- a CDS encoding sugar phosphate isomerase/epimerase, protein MITIYDWFGYEVSMKERYKLIKEAGFDGVLLWWSEHFGRGDYRSGPQLAREAGLVIENIHAPIHNEHDLWTDNLNGESVTKSYLQCIVDCNEYEIPTMVVHLPSEDHPYNTLGVERMKRITEQAEQFNVNVAFENLRNFTNLTQVLDQVDSKRIGFCYDCGHHYRYYPGKDLLSMYGSRLMAVHLHDDNGSREQHGLPFDGSIDWATTMNQIAGTGYMGATALEPMNWDYEELSIKAFLEKAFVKAQQLEAIRFSIS, encoded by the coding sequence ATGATTACGATTTATGATTGGTTTGGGTATGAAGTATCGATGAAGGAGCGTTATAAGTTAATTAAAGAAGCTGGATTTGATGGTGTTCTATTATGGTGGAGTGAACATTTTGGTCGGGGCGACTACAGGAGCGGGCCGCAGCTTGCAAGAGAAGCAGGACTTGTCATTGAGAACATCCATGCACCAATACATAATGAACATGATCTTTGGACTGATAATCTGAACGGAGAGAGCGTTACCAAAAGTTACTTACAATGTATCGTGGACTGCAACGAGTATGAAATTCCAACAATGGTTGTACATTTACCGAGTGAAGACCATCCCTACAATACATTGGGGGTAGAGAGAATGAAGAGAATAACAGAACAAGCGGAGCAATTTAATGTAAATGTTGCGTTTGAGAATTTAAGAAACTTTACTAATTTGACGCAGGTACTAGATCAAGTGGACTCCAAGCGGATTGGCTTTTGTTATGACTGTGGACACCACTATCGCTATTATCCTGGCAAAGATCTGTTATCTATGTATGGTTCCAGATTAATGGCAGTTCATTTACATGATGATAATGGAAGTCGTGAGCAGCATGGACTGCCTTTCGACGGTTCAATTGATTGGGCTACAACCATGAATCAAATTGCGGGCACAGGCTATATGGGTGCAACTGCACTAGAGCCTATGAACTGGGACTATGAAGAGCTATCCATTAAAGCATTTTTGGAGAAAGCGTTTGTTAAAGCGCAGCAGCTGGAAGCTATTAGATTCTCTATTTCATAG
- a CDS encoding class I SAM-dependent methyltransferase produces MNKQTVHQTNSIYWDTQGNDFLKAIVLPLYGAFVSEEKHQLFGDVSGKKLLEIGCGNGQSLQYQGERQAAELWGMDMSKNQIEKAEQHLITCGLSATLICSPMEEECGVPSDYFDIVYSIYAIGWTTDLEGTFKRIASYLRKDGVFIFSWSHPVHRCMVEDNNRFVLNKPYHDESWYLVNPDDVQGELTLSDRTLSTYINALAAAGFVIEHMIEETDQDILQLHGDENNLAKRATMFPVTFVIKARKL; encoded by the coding sequence GTGAATAAGCAGACTGTGCACCAAACGAACAGCATATATTGGGACACCCAAGGAAATGACTTTTTAAAAGCAATCGTACTTCCGCTATATGGAGCATTTGTATCAGAAGAAAAACATCAGTTATTCGGCGATGTTTCTGGCAAAAAGTTGTTAGAAATAGGCTGTGGGAATGGCCAATCTCTACAATACCAGGGAGAGCGCCAGGCTGCTGAGCTATGGGGAATGGATATGTCCAAGAATCAAATTGAGAAGGCAGAGCAGCATCTAATAACTTGCGGTCTTTCAGCGACTTTAATCTGTTCTCCGATGGAAGAAGAATGTGGCGTTCCAAGTGACTACTTTGACATCGTTTATTCAATTTATGCAATCGGCTGGACAACCGACCTTGAAGGTACCTTCAAGAGAATCGCTTCGTATTTAAGAAAAGACGGAGTGTTCATTTTCAGTTGGTCCCACCCTGTACATAGATGTATGGTTGAAGACAATAATAGATTCGTATTGAACAAACCTTATCATGATGAATCATGGTATCTGGTCAATCCTGATGATGTTCAGGGCGAATTAACCTTATCTGATCGCACGCTATCCACTTACATCAATGCGCTGGCTGCAGCAGGGTTTGTCATTGAGCATATGATCGAAGAAACAGATCAAGACATTCTTCAACTGCACGGTGATGAGAATAATCTTGCAAAAAGAGCAACGATGTTTCCGGTAACCTTTGTAATCAAGGCGAGAAAACTATAA
- a CDS encoding bifunctional 2-polyprenyl-6-hydroxyphenol methylase/3-demethylubiquinol 3-O-methyltransferase UbiG codes for MSYYGELCTRMYEVDKSIAEGRELDFYLSFADREDIRVLEPMCGNGRMLIPFMQRGINIEGFDISEDMLKVCREKGKALNLAPQVYFHKIEEFVAASQYDLIMIPFGSFSLLPTELIQPSLVNLRSALKEDGRLLLTIMLKGNEIEEIAEWREESQKQLNDERIVLYKKVHYDQEQSTLVTRLKYQLIKDHTIEKTEIMDFSVRLYDIEEFEQLLKANDFHHVQLHEVKDGYGKGTSFHVFECS; via the coding sequence ATGAGCTACTACGGTGAGCTGTGTACGAGAATGTATGAAGTGGATAAGTCAATCGCAGAAGGCAGGGAGCTCGATTTCTATCTTTCTTTTGCTGATCGAGAAGATATTCGTGTACTTGAACCGATGTGTGGAAATGGGAGAATGCTGATTCCTTTTATGCAACGTGGCATTAACATCGAGGGATTTGATATTTCAGAGGATATGCTTAAGGTGTGTAGGGAGAAGGGGAAAGCATTAAACTTAGCACCGCAAGTCTACTTCCATAAGATTGAAGAGTTCGTTGCAGCTAGTCAGTACGATCTAATCATGATTCCATTTGGCTCTTTCTCGTTGTTGCCCACTGAACTGATCCAACCAAGTTTAGTTAATCTGAGATCTGCACTAAAGGAAGATGGACGTCTTCTATTAACGATCATGCTAAAAGGTAACGAGATTGAGGAGATTGCAGAATGGAGAGAAGAGAGCCAAAAGCAATTGAACGATGAACGTATTGTTCTATACAAAAAAGTGCATTATGACCAGGAGCAGTCAACACTTGTCACGAGATTGAAGTACCAACTGATTAAAGATCATACCATCGAAAAAACAGAGATTATGGATTTTTCTGTAAGACTTTATGATATTGAAGAGTTTGAGCAGCTCCTTAAGGCTAACGATTTTCACCATGTTCAGCTGCATGAGGTGAAGGATGGCTATGGCAAAGGTACTTCTTTTCATGTGTTTGAGTGTTCCTAA
- a CDS encoding GNAT family N-acetyltransferase, translating to MIKIRFAANEDIPYIQSIAHETWTYTYGEIYAEEYIRDFISRAYSNENLRLSIERDSQSTKRSFLIAEYNEKPVGYAQTRQVNEEEFELLRIYVRPDFHKMGIGNDFIQEYMQLLKPIHQLFAWVGKDNQVGRAFYAKRGFVPVTEKTETIQGQNKTQVKYVLHIS from the coding sequence ATGATTAAAATCAGGTTTGCTGCAAATGAGGACATCCCTTACATTCAATCCATAGCGCATGAGACATGGACGTATACTTACGGCGAAATCTACGCTGAGGAGTACATTCGTGATTTTATTAGTAGAGCGTATTCTAATGAAAATTTACGTTTATCTATTGAGAGAGACAGCCAGAGTACGAAACGAAGTTTCTTAATCGCTGAATACAATGAGAAACCTGTTGGATATGCTCAGACCAGACAAGTGAATGAAGAGGAGTTTGAGTTGTTACGAATTTATGTAAGACCTGACTTTCACAAAATGGGAATCGGCAATGATTTTATACAGGAATACATGCAACTCTTAAAACCTATTCATCAATTATTTGCATGGGTAGGCAAAGATAATCAGGTTGGCAGAGCCTTCTATGCGAAGAGAGGCTTTGTACCAGTTACAGAAAAGACTGAAACGATTCAGGGACAAAATAAAACGCAAGTAAAATACGTATTGCACATATCCTAA